The Brachyspira sp. SAP_772 DNA window ATAGCTAATGCAATATTTTATCTTCTGCTTTTAGCAATATCTGAGCATATCAATTTTAATATTAGTTATTTTCTTAGTGCCTTAATGGTTACAGCTTTAACTTCTATATATATAGGATACATTATAAAATCTCCAAGATACACTATTTCAATGGCTATAGTAGAGTCTTTGATTTATATATTCTTGTTTGGA harbors:
- a CDS encoding inner membrane CreD family protein, translated to IANAIFYLLLLAISEHINFNISYFLSALMVTALTSIYIGYIIKSPRYTISMAIVESLIYIFLFGILQLTDYALLMGTLGLFAVIALAMYFTRNVDWYGENN